In Ruminococcaceae bacterium BL-4, one DNA window encodes the following:
- a CDS encoding protein of unknown function (Evidence 5 : Unknown function) has protein sequence MMETSRKYRVIDSHAHMGPIWNFYLPYNDEYQMLDNMDRLGVDTVVFSSNMAISGDPVRGNQYTLDVCRRHPGRFLGQYMVNPNYPELFDEEVPKYFSHKEIVGFKVHPELSGDYPLNGKNYEKMFRYASEHHIPILSHTYFGGDRLSVFEELAKEYPEAPLIIGHGAMDLGTGKCIELCNRYPNLYYDLCSPVNKRYGALTMVDQELNPDKALYGTDGPWNDPAVSLGSVLLSGIDSQKLEKWFSANFLRLYTRAAAAFAD, from the coding sequence ATGATGGAAACAAGTAGAAAATATCGCGTGATTGATTCTCATGCACATATGGGACCAATTTGGAATTTTTACCTTCCTTATAATGATGAGTATCAGATGCTCGATAATATGGATCGTTTGGGCGTGGATACGGTCGTCTTTTCCTCCAATATGGCAATTTCAGGGGATCCTGTCAGAGGAAATCAATATACGCTGGATGTTTGCCGCAGACATCCGGGTCGTTTTCTAGGACAGTATATGGTAAATCCGAATTATCCTGAGCTGTTTGATGAAGAAGTGCCAAAGTACTTTTCTCATAAAGAAATTGTTGGATTTAAAGTCCACCCGGAACTATCCGGAGATTATCCGCTTAATGGAAAAAATTATGAGAAGATGTTCCGCTATGCGAGTGAACACCACATTCCGATTTTGAGCCATACTTATTTTGGTGGTGATCGGCTAAGTGTTTTTGAAGAGCTTGCAAAAGAATATCCGGAGGCGCCGCTGATTATCGGTCATGGCGCAATGGATCTCGGAACCGGAAAATGTATTGAACTTTGCAATCGTTATCCGAATCTGTATTATGATCTCTGCAGCCCGGTCAATAAACGTTATGGGGCGCTGACGATGGTAGATCAGGAGCTAAATCCAGATAAAGCTCTTTATGGAACAGATGGCCCGTGGAATGATCCTGCGGTCAGCTTGGGATCGGTGCTTCTCAGCGGAATTGATTCTCAAAAACTGGAAAAATGGTTTAGCGCAAATTTCTTGCGGCTTTATACTCGTGCAGCTGCAGCCTTTGCCGACTGA
- the hrcA gene encoding Heat-inducible transcription repressor HrcA — MELSPRKQKILTAVIELYTETGEPVGSKVLCEMLEFPVSSATVRNEMSELSAMGLLEQPHTSAGRVPSEAGYRFYLDSLIEPESTTPDERHFIDALLLPSAYDPEKLLDGVSRALSGMTRLAAISITPSGRDAVVRAVQFVQTSRRTSMVILMTSNGTMHTRVFHCEFDLSPEILRVFFRVFNEKLVNMPIRKITPAFIQSLAASMGDVGMLMSSALMALLEVAREAMGADVRMDGETNLLYYPEVGEGDLRRVMGFLARQDEVYRLLIEPGDRVLIGKEIGVPALDSMALIISHYAINATPAGAIALLGPMRMNYKRLLGSLSYLSDSVGRMLTELMKLQ; from the coding sequence ATGGAACTCAGCCCACGCAAGCAAAAAATTTTAACAGCGGTAATTGAACTTTATACTGAAACCGGTGAGCCGGTCGGAAGCAAAGTGCTGTGTGAGATGCTTGAGTTTCCGGTTTCCTCTGCCACTGTGCGCAACGAGATGAGTGAGCTTTCCGCAATGGGTCTTTTGGAACAGCCACACACTTCCGCCGGAAGGGTTCCCAGTGAAGCCGGATATCGTTTTTATCTGGACTCTTTAATTGAGCCGGAATCCACCACTCCGGACGAACGGCATTTTATCGATGCTTTACTTCTCCCCAGCGCCTATGATCCGGAAAAACTTTTGGACGGTGTTTCACGAGCACTTTCTGGAATGACCCGTTTAGCGGCAATTTCCATTACCCCCAGCGGACGGGATGCAGTTGTTCGGGCAGTTCAGTTTGTTCAGACAAGCCGCCGCACCTCAATGGTCATTTTGATGACAAGCAACGGCACCATGCACACACGGGTTTTTCATTGTGAATTTGATCTTTCCCCTGAAATTTTGCGGGTATTCTTTCGAGTTTTTAATGAAAAACTTGTAAACATGCCGATTCGCAAAATTACGCCTGCTTTTATCCAATCTTTGGCGGCTTCCATGGGGGATGTCGGTATGCTGATGAGCAGTGCTTTGATGGCATTGTTAGAAGTAGCCCGCGAAGCAATGGGAGCTGACGTTCGTATGGATGGAGAAACAAACTTGCTCTATTATCCCGAGGTTGGAGAAGGTGACCTTCGCCGAGTAATGGGATTTTTAGCACGTCAAGACGAAGTTTACCGTCTGCTGATTGAACCCGGCGACCGGGTCTTGATTGGAAAAGAGATCGGGGTTCCAGCACTTGACAGCATGGCGCTAATTATTTCCCATTATGCAATCAATGCCACGCCTGCCGGAGCGATCGCACTTTTAGGACCCATGCGTATGAATTACAAGCGCCTTCTCGGGAGCCTTTCGTACCTTTCTGACAGTGTAGGACGAATGCTCACGGAATTAATGAAATTACAATGA
- the dnaK gene encoding molecular chaperone, ATP-dependent (Evidence 2a : Function from experimental evidences in other organisms; PubMedId : 10074100, 12224648, 12799007, 17407764, 22938038, 25355936, 27148221; Product type f : factor) — protein sequence MSKTIGIDLGTTNSCVAVIEGGEPVVIANAEGGRTTPSVVGFKKDGERMVGATAKRQAVANPERTVSSIKRHMGTDYKVKIDDKQYTPQEISAMILQKLKADAEAYLGQPVTSAVITVPAYFSDAQRQATKDAGKIAGLDVKRIINEPTAAALSYGVDKGQEQKIMVYDLGGGTFDVSIIEMGDGVQEVLATAGDTHLGGDDFDNRVIDWMLKGFKADNGIDLSNDKMAMQRLKEAAEKAKIDLSGMTTTQINLPFITADANGPKHLDMTLTKAKFDELTSDLVERTMGPVNQAMKDAGLSFNDINKILLVGGSTRMPAVQEAVKKLSGKEPFKGINPDECVAIGAAIQAGVLGGEVEGLLLLDVTPLSLGVETMGGVMTKVIDRNTTIPTKKSQIFSTAADGQTQVEVNVLQGERDFARDNKQLGLFKLDGIAPAPRGIPQIEVTFDIDANGIVNVSAKDLATGKEQHITISSSSNMSKDDINKAVKDAEKYAEEDKKHREVVDAKNNAEQMIYAAEKLVKDSGDKMDSNDKTELESKIAALKESSSKDDTADMKTKSDELQKVLFSISEKLYKNAAPQGNAAGAAPQGGAQPNAPHQDTNGNTVYDADYKDVDDNKDKK from the coding sequence ATGAGTAAAACAATTGGTATTGATTTAGGTACTACAAACTCCTGCGTGGCAGTTATTGAAGGCGGCGAACCAGTCGTCATTGCAAATGCTGAAGGCGGACGTACAACCCCTTCTGTTGTTGGCTTTAAAAAAGACGGCGAGCGTATGGTCGGCGCAACTGCAAAACGTCAGGCTGTCGCGAATCCTGAGCGCACCGTTTCTTCTATTAAGCGCCACATGGGCACCGACTACAAAGTAAAGATTGATGATAAACAATATACCCCTCAGGAAATCAGCGCCATGATTCTGCAAAAGCTGAAGGCTGATGCTGAAGCTTACCTGGGTCAGCCGGTCACCAGCGCAGTCATCACCGTTCCTGCATATTTTAGTGATGCACAGCGTCAGGCTACAAAAGATGCCGGCAAAATTGCAGGCCTCGATGTAAAGCGTATCATCAACGAGCCAACCGCAGCAGCGCTTTCTTATGGCGTTGATAAGGGACAGGAACAAAAAATTATGGTTTACGACCTCGGCGGCGGCACTTTCGATGTCTCTATCATTGAGATGGGTGACGGCGTTCAGGAAGTTCTCGCAACTGCCGGTGATACTCACCTCGGCGGCGATGATTTCGATAACCGTGTCATTGATTGGATGCTCAAAGGCTTTAAAGCAGATAACGGCATCGATCTTTCCAACGATAAGATGGCGATGCAGCGCTTAAAGGAAGCTGCTGAAAAAGCAAAGATTGACCTCTCCGGCATGACCACCACCCAGATCAATCTGCCCTTTATCACAGCAGATGCCAACGGCCCGAAACATTTGGATATGACGCTGACAAAAGCAAAATTTGATGAACTCACTTCCGATCTGGTTGAGCGCACCATGGGTCCTGTTAATCAGGCAATGAAAGATGCTGGACTCTCCTTCAACGATATTAACAAAATCTTGCTGGTCGGCGGCTCCACTCGTATGCCGGCTGTCCAAGAAGCTGTTAAAAAGCTGAGCGGCAAAGAGCCATTTAAGGGCATCAACCCCGATGAATGTGTTGCAATTGGCGCTGCCATTCAGGCAGGTGTTCTGGGCGGTGAAGTCGAAGGTCTGCTGCTGCTAGATGTTACCCCGCTTTCTCTGGGTGTTGAAACCATGGGCGGCGTCATGACAAAAGTAATTGACCGCAATACAACAATCCCGACCAAAAAGAGCCAGATTTTCTCTACTGCTGCAGATGGTCAGACACAGGTTGAAGTCAATGTTCTCCAGGGCGAACGCGATTTTGCCCGCGACAACAAGCAACTCGGCCTCTTCAAACTGGACGGCATTGCTCCGGCTCCACGTGGAATTCCTCAGATCGAAGTCACTTTCGATATCGATGCCAACGGCATTGTAAATGTTTCCGCAAAAGATCTCGCAACCGGTAAGGAACAGCATATCACGATCTCTTCTTCCTCCAACATGAGCAAGGATGATATCAATAAAGCTGTAAAAGATGCTGAGAAGTATGCAGAGGAAGACAAAAAGCACCGCGAGGTTGTCGACGCAAAGAACAATGCAGAGCAGATGATCTATGCAGCTGAAAAGCTTGTAAAAGACAGCGGCGACAAAATGGACAGCAACGATAAGACAGAGCTCGAAAGCAAGATCGCCGCTCTGAAAGAATCTTCCAGCAAAGACGACACTGCAGATATGAAGACAAAATCCGACGAACTGCAGAAAGTGCTGTTCTCCATCAGCGAAAAGCTTTACAAGAATGCAGCTCCACAAGGGAATGCTGCTGGTGCTGCCCCCCAAGGTGGCGCACAGCCGAACGCACCTCATCAGGATACAAACGGCAATACCGTTTACGATGCAGACTACAAAGATGTAGATGACAACAAAGACAAGAAATAA
- a CDS encoding Oxygen-independent coproporphyrinogen-III oxidase-like protein produces MNGLYLHVPFCVQKCPYCDFFSLRATEEQMESYTDFLILTMKKWKKEHPDFFCDTLYFGGGTPSLLGADRLCRLTNTARTEFGLTDAEITVEVNPGEIPPDFFPPLFEAGINRISLGLQSANSKELSFLGRRHTPQQAAFAMAEARRAGIQNISLDLILAFPGQTDDSLKESIRFCRENGASHVSAYLLQIEPGTLFFKNRNTLNLPEEEETCERYLLACEELKNAGFSQYEISNFAKPGYESRHNLKYWNQEEYLGLGPSASSYYNRKRFYWPRSLRGFLMGETPIEETDRVIPAGSFAEYALLRLRLCKGLTEKDCLSRFSHGIPNSLREAAIPYQKAGLLTQSPEALSLTSRGFLVSNPLIETLLETL; encoded by the coding sequence ATGAACGGGCTTTATCTGCATGTGCCCTTTTGCGTCCAAAAATGCCCTTACTGCGATTTCTTTTCTCTGCGGGCAACAGAAGAGCAAATGGAATCCTATACGGATTTTTTGATTCTCACCATGAAAAAATGGAAAAAAGAGCACCCGGATTTTTTCTGCGACACGCTTTATTTTGGCGGCGGAACCCCTAGTCTTTTGGGTGCTGATCGGCTCTGCCGTCTGACAAATACCGCCCGAACCGAATTTGGTCTTACCGATGCCGAAATCACGGTGGAAGTTAATCCCGGAGAAATTCCTCCCGATTTCTTTCCTCCTCTTTTCGAGGCAGGCATTAACCGCATTTCATTAGGCCTTCAGTCCGCAAATTCTAAAGAGCTTTCTTTTCTCGGGCGCCGACATACACCTCAACAGGCTGCTTTCGCCATGGCAGAAGCACGACGTGCCGGAATCCAAAACATTTCTCTTGATTTGATTTTGGCATTTCCGGGACAGACCGACGATTCTTTGAAAGAAAGCATCCGATTCTGCCGCGAAAATGGGGCTTCTCACGTTTCCGCCTATCTTTTGCAAATCGAACCGGGCACATTGTTTTTTAAAAACCGAAACACTTTAAATCTTCCCGAAGAAGAAGAAACATGTGAGCGATACCTTCTCGCCTGCGAAGAATTAAAAAATGCAGGTTTTTCACAGTATGAAATTTCGAATTTCGCAAAGCCAGGCTATGAAAGCCGCCACAATTTAAAATACTGGAATCAGGAAGAATATCTTGGGCTTGGTCCTTCTGCTTCTTCCTATTATAATAGAAAACGATTTTACTGGCCGCGTTCTCTGCGGGGATTTCTGATGGGAGAAACGCCCATAGAAGAAACCGACCGTGTAATCCCTGCCGGCAGTTTTGCGGAATATGCACTTTTGCGTCTGCGTCTCTGCAAAGGGTTAACTGAAAAAGATTGTCTTAGCCGCTTTTCTCATGGAATTCCAAATTCTCTGCGTGAAGCAGCGATTCCTTATCAAAAAGCTGGGCTTTTAACGCAGTCACCTGAAGCGCTTTCACTGACGTCGCGCGGATTTTTGGTTTCAAATCCTTTAATTGAAACCTTGCTGGAAACATTATAA
- the grpE gene encoding Protein GrpE, which produces MNKKEDNQEKQKEKPQEEKAEEANVEEKEPVETKPEAKAENPQEDPAKLLEKAQAELKKQKDILLRTAAEYDNYRKRTEREKTTAYADATAATVLEFLPVADNLTRALSQKDCSIEDLRKGIEMVQKQMESALKKLGVEPMGKKGDPFDAEYHNAVSHIESDDLGENVIAEVFQPGYKLGNRIVRHAMVQVAN; this is translated from the coding sequence TTGAATAAAAAAGAAGACAACCAAGAGAAGCAAAAAGAGAAGCCACAGGAAGAAAAGGCTGAGGAAGCTAACGTGGAAGAAAAGGAACCTGTTGAGACAAAGCCCGAAGCAAAAGCGGAAAATCCACAGGAGGATCCCGCAAAGCTTTTAGAAAAAGCACAGGCGGAGCTTAAAAAACAAAAAGACATCCTGTTGCGCACAGCCGCAGAATACGATAATTATCGTAAGCGTACCGAACGCGAGAAAACGACCGCTTATGCCGATGCTACTGCGGCGACGGTTTTGGAATTTCTTCCGGTAGCCGATAACCTCACGCGGGCCCTCAGTCAGAAAGACTGTTCCATAGAAGACCTACGCAAAGGCATCGAAATGGTTCAAAAGCAAATGGAATCCGCACTTAAAAAGCTTGGAGTTGAACCCATGGGCAAAAAAGGCGATCCATTTGACGCTGAATACCACAATGCCGTTTCTCACATTGAAAGTGACGATCTTGGAGAAAATGTCATTGCAGAGGTTTTTCAGCCCGGTTATAAACTAGGTAACCGTATTGTTCGTCACGCGATGGTTCAGGTTGCCAATTAA
- a CDS encoding RidA family protein translates to MSDIYKKIEELSLEIPKHTSSIGRYNMMTVFGENYLYTSGTGCAKDGKPLVVGNLGKNVSLEEGKKAARQCALNILANAQECIGDLNRISKIIKMTVFIASAEQFHEQSAVADGASELFSALLGVENQGVRSAIGVSALPNGQSAEIEVLFELQKTGKKELEC, encoded by the coding sequence TTGAGTGATATTTATAAAAAAATAGAGGAACTTTCTTTGGAAATTCCAAAACATACTTCTTCGATTGGACGTTATAATATGATGACAGTTTTCGGAGAAAATTATCTTTATACTTCTGGAACCGGCTGCGCAAAAGATGGAAAACCATTAGTGGTGGGGAACCTGGGAAAAAATGTTTCCTTAGAAGAGGGTAAAAAAGCAGCCCGGCAATGTGCGCTGAATATTTTGGCGAATGCACAGGAATGTATCGGAGACCTGAATCGCATTTCCAAAATTATTAAAATGACCGTTTTTATCGCGAGTGCAGAACAATTTCACGAGCAAAGCGCAGTTGCAGATGGAGCTTCCGAATTATTTTCTGCTCTCTTGGGAGTTGAAAATCAAGGGGTGCGCAGCGCAATCGGTGTGAGCGCTTTGCCAAATGGACAGTCTGCAGAGATCGAAGTCCTTTTTGAATTGCAGAAAACAGGAAAGAAGGAATTAGAATGCTGA
- the dnaJ gene encoding co-factor of molecular chaperone (Evidence 2a : Function from experimental evidences in other organisms; PubMedId : 10383760, 10658654, 16385044, 16952052; Product type f : factor), with amino-acid sequence MAEKRDYYEVMGVPKNASDDEIKKAYRKLAKKYHPDLHPGDKVAEEKFKEVNEAYEILSNPEKKARYDQFGHAGVDPNFGGGPGGSPFDGDIDLGDIFNSFFGGGFGGARRQNPNAARRGSDAETSVYISFQEAAKGCKQTVSYEKIDVCSSCGGSGAKKGTSAKTCPTCGGTGQIHVSQRTPFGVMQTTRTCDRCGGSGRVIDSPCPTCGGTGHVRQKKTLEISIPAGIADQQVLNISGQGNAGTHGGPAGDLHVFVSVRSHPIFERRGFDVWCEMPITFSQAALGAEVIVPTIDGKVSYQVHEGTQPGDIFKLRGKGIQKLGSRGRGDQYVRVTIEVPKNLTEKQKELLRNFDDSANDKNYQNRKSFFDKLKNLFD; translated from the coding sequence ATGGCAGAAAAACGCGATTATTATGAAGTCATGGGCGTGCCGAAGAACGCCTCTGATGACGAAATTAAAAAAGCTTACCGAAAGCTCGCTAAAAAATATCACCCGGATCTTCACCCGGGGGACAAAGTAGCAGAAGAAAAATTCAAAGAGGTCAACGAAGCTTATGAAATCCTTTCCAATCCGGAAAAGAAAGCACGGTATGATCAGTTCGGTCATGCCGGCGTTGATCCCAATTTTGGCGGAGGTCCTGGTGGAAGTCCGTTTGATGGAGATATTGATCTCGGAGATATTTTCAATTCTTTCTTTGGTGGCGGATTCGGTGGTGCTCGTCGTCAAAATCCGAATGCTGCCCGGCGCGGCAGTGACGCAGAAACCAGTGTTTATATCAGTTTTCAGGAGGCTGCAAAAGGCTGTAAGCAAACGGTCTCCTATGAAAAAATTGACGTTTGTTCTTCCTGCGGCGGAAGCGGCGCTAAAAAAGGCACTTCGGCCAAAACCTGTCCTACCTGCGGCGGTACCGGCCAAATACACGTCAGCCAGCGCACACCGTTTGGTGTTATGCAGACTACCCGTACCTGTGATCGCTGCGGTGGTTCCGGTCGAGTAATCGACAGTCCATGTCCCACCTGCGGCGGTACCGGTCATGTTCGCCAAAAAAAGACGCTCGAAATCAGCATTCCAGCAGGAATCGCTGATCAGCAAGTGCTCAATATTTCCGGGCAGGGCAACGCTGGAACGCACGGAGGCCCCGCCGGAGACCTTCATGTATTTGTTTCCGTGCGTTCTCATCCGATTTTTGAACGCCGCGGATTTGATGTTTGGTGCGAAATGCCGATCACCTTCAGTCAAGCTGCGTTAGGCGCCGAAGTAATCGTTCCTACAATCGACGGCAAAGTAAGCTATCAGGTACACGAAGGCACGCAGCCCGGCGATATCTTTAAGCTGCGTGGAAAAGGGATTCAAAAGCTCGGCAGCCGTGGACGTGGAGACCAATACGTCCGCGTTACAATTGAGGTTCCGAAGAATCTGACCGAAAAGCAAAAGGAACTGCTGCGAAATTTTGATGACTCCGCTAATGATAAGAACTACCAAAACCGCAAGTCTTTTTTCGATAAGCTGAAAAATTTGTTCGATTAA
- a CDS encoding conserved protein of unknown function (Evidence 4 : Unknown function but conserved in other organisms): protein MLINWNELSQLGFEQYREKAAVVINFASTEQHSYHLPVGTDAFLGKAVTEQAATLAKTPIILLPQVCYGYSPHHRFAPGYITMPQKDLVNYACDICECVRQNGFQKMYLVNSHGGNQVYLSAVINEMGEKYGTSFALKELRYWDVAGPRISEIRESKLGGMGHAGEFETSIMMYLHPELVHKELIHECDPVPGDPWFQRDLLGYKKYQKYANFNEVNPEGHIGQPHLASSEKGKLLFEAVTEELAKFFDYFNR from the coding sequence ATGCTGATTAACTGGAATGAGTTGAGTCAGCTGGGATTTGAGCAGTATCGTGAAAAAGCTGCGGTGGTAATCAATTTTGCGTCTACAGAGCAGCATTCTTATCATCTTCCGGTAGGAACGGATGCTTTTTTGGGCAAAGCAGTTACCGAACAGGCAGCAACGCTTGCAAAAACGCCGATTATTCTTTTGCCACAGGTTTGTTATGGATATTCGCCGCATCATCGTTTTGCGCCGGGATATATCACCATGCCCCAAAAGGATTTAGTCAATTATGCCTGTGATATTTGTGAATGTGTGAGGCAAAATGGCTTTCAGAAAATGTATCTGGTCAATTCCCATGGGGGAAATCAGGTTTATCTTTCCGCGGTGATCAATGAGATGGGCGAAAAATATGGAACTTCTTTTGCCCTAAAAGAACTGCGCTATTGGGATGTAGCAGGCCCAAGAATCAGTGAGATTCGAGAGTCAAAGTTAGGCGGAATGGGCCATGCAGGTGAATTTGAAACTTCAATTATGATGTATCTTCACCCAGAGCTTGTTCATAAGGAATTAATTCATGAATGTGATCCGGTACCCGGAGACCCGTGGTTTCAACGTGATCTTCTGGGCTACAAAAAGTATCAGAAATATGCGAATTTCAACGAGGTGAACCCCGAGGGACATATTGGGCAGCCACATCTTGCATCATCTGAAAAAGGTAAATTGCTCTTTGAAGCAGTTACAGAAGAGTTGGCAAAATTCTTTGATTATTTTAATCGGTAA
- a CDS encoding Dipeptide epimerase — MKIRKIEYIPIRIPKCGAKGGKVWKTALGNHPFGDAVIVLLHTDDGICGLGEVSSIWDTYGSGLLREMGGKLSDSVIGLDVFSITEAIAKMDKAIAWSKNALCFKAGIEMAMYDAIGKSTGLPVYQLLGGKRRERIPLSHSVAMGTVEERVAQVEQHVKAGFHTVKVKVGIDFEDDVEAVRAIREKFGPKLGIRVDANMGWRDEKALIKVAYQLADLGVLSIEQPFAPRELLKLSRIREKFPIPLMLDESIWEPADALDAVRANAGDIFNVYVSESGGLYRSMQIANLCEIAGVGFCIGSMPEFGIGTAAELQLGLAAPRIDHPSDVIGNLYFEDDVIKETLPVEDGYALAVDRPGLGVSLDWDKIKKYRTD; from the coding sequence ATGAAGATCAGAAAAATTGAGTACATACCAATTCGTATCCCAAAGTGTGGCGCCAAAGGCGGAAAAGTCTGGAAGACAGCGCTGGGAAATCATCCGTTTGGAGATGCAGTCATTGTTTTACTGCATACGGATGATGGAATCTGTGGGCTTGGTGAAGTTTCTTCCATCTGGGATACATATGGAAGCGGCCTTTTGCGGGAAATGGGGGGGAAGCTCTCTGATTCCGTCATAGGACTTGATGTTTTTAGTATTACCGAAGCGATTGCAAAAATGGATAAAGCCATCGCTTGGAGCAAAAATGCACTGTGCTTTAAAGCTGGTATCGAGATGGCTATGTATGATGCAATCGGAAAATCCACCGGATTACCGGTTTATCAGTTGCTTGGCGGCAAACGCAGGGAACGGATTCCTCTTTCTCATTCAGTTGCAATGGGCACGGTCGAAGAACGCGTTGCTCAAGTGGAGCAGCATGTAAAAGCTGGGTTCCATACGGTAAAGGTGAAAGTCGGAATTGATTTTGAAGACGATGTAGAAGCGGTTCGTGCAATTCGCGAAAAGTTTGGGCCAAAGCTTGGGATTCGCGTGGATGCCAATATGGGATGGCGTGATGAAAAAGCGCTGATTAAAGTTGCTTATCAGTTAGCAGATCTGGGAGTCCTCTCGATTGAGCAGCCTTTTGCACCTAGAGAACTTTTAAAGCTTTCCAGAATCCGGGAAAAGTTCCCGATTCCGCTCATGCTGGATGAGAGTATTTGGGAGCCGGCAGATGCGCTCGATGCAGTGCGGGCAAATGCAGGCGATATTTTCAATGTTTATGTGAGCGAATCCGGTGGACTTTATCGTTCCATGCAAATTGCAAATCTCTGCGAAATTGCCGGAGTAGGTTTTTGCATTGGCAGTATGCCGGAATTTGGAATCGGGACTGCTGCAGAGCTGCAGCTTGGTCTTGCTGCTCCAAGAATTGATCATCCTAGTGACGTGATTGGCAATCTCTATTTTGAAGATGATGTGATTAAAGAAACTTTGCCGGTAGAGGATGGCTATGCTCTGGCAGTAGATCGTCCGGGGTTGGGGGTCAGCCTCGACTGGGATAAGATCAAAAAATATAGAACCGATTAA
- a CDS encoding Amidohydro-rel domain-containing protein, whose product MVEQDFTEKISALEFLDFAVSFGRPPVPFTGVWVDKERLLKELRRNHIAQSAPYHVLAKAYEANYGNNLLMKEIGDDRPEMIPTWVVVPSEEAMGCSPKAYVDQMEKEGIKAVRLFPSSTGNPAKATRYAFAKWFYGDYFEEFERRHIPITVEFSPNRRDEPDWPKLYEVAKDFPKLDIVLADGFQRTAWTLIKLLRECQNLYVQTSGLDVHRELEYMVNQVGAQRFIAGSKFPVSTIGTMVGQVTFANLSFEEKKLIAGDNARRIMGLPIKGGNL is encoded by the coding sequence ATGGTAGAACAGGATTTTACCGAAAAAATTTCTGCACTTGAGTTTCTCGATTTCGCAGTCAGCTTTGGACGCCCGCCGGTTCCGTTTACCGGGGTTTGGGTGGATAAAGAGCGGCTCTTAAAGGAACTGCGCCGCAATCACATTGCACAGTCGGCACCGTATCATGTGCTTGCAAAAGCATATGAGGCGAATTACGGCAACAATCTTTTAATGAAAGAAATCGGTGATGATCGTCCGGAAATGATTCCAACATGGGTTGTTGTTCCCAGTGAAGAAGCAATGGGCTGTTCCCCGAAAGCTTATGTGGATCAGATGGAAAAAGAGGGCATAAAAGCAGTTCGCTTATTCCCGTCTTCCACAGGAAATCCTGCCAAAGCAACGCGCTACGCGTTTGCAAAATGGTTCTATGGGGATTATTTTGAAGAATTTGAGCGTCGGCATATTCCAATCACCGTTGAATTTTCTCCCAATCGACGTGATGAACCGGATTGGCCGAAACTTTATGAGGTCGCAAAGGACTTTCCGAAACTGGATATTGTTTTGGCAGATGGGTTTCAGCGTACAGCATGGACTTTAATCAAACTTTTGCGGGAATGTCAGAACCTGTATGTACAAACTTCCGGGTTGGATGTTCACAGAGAGCTCGAGTATATGGTGAATCAGGTTGGAGCACAGCGCTTTATTGCTGGTTCTAAATTCCCGGTTTCCACAATTGGAACGATGGTCGGTCAAGTGACATTTGCCAATCTGTCATTTGAAGAGAAAAAACTGATTGCAGGAGATAATGCCCGCAGAATCATGGGACTGCCGATCAAAGGAGGGAATTTATGA